The following coding sequences lie in one Thermoleophilia bacterium genomic window:
- a CDS encoding acetyl-CoA C-acyltransferase, with protein sequence MPEAVIVDTVRTPIGRAFKGSLSPLRPDDTGAFVIDQLLERNPGVDPATVEEVFCGVGMPQGKQAYNLARILVLLSNKLTQATTGVTMSRYCASSLDAIRHASNAVKNGEGDIYIAAGVEFVSSFNERSEIAGSRAAGQEDQSEYLIGTDGTPNAYIDMGITAVNVANKYGVSRDAMDDYALRSQHLAVASQESGFFDREIIPVTLPDGTVVAKDDGPRADGGEMREKLGSLPEAFGGGGVTAGNSCPLNDGAAAVLIMSDTKAKELGLTPRAKIITAATAGNEPEMMGVAPIEAVKKLLKRANMSIDDIGTVELNEAFAAQVIPISEEVGIPMDKLNTHGGAIALGHPFGMTGARIMGTLLNVMETDDHQFGIETMCVAGGQGEAMLVERV encoded by the coding sequence ATGCCTGAAGCAGTGATCGTGGACACCGTCCGCACCCCGATCGGCCGCGCCTTCAAGGGCTCGCTTTCCCCGCTCCGTCCCGACGACACCGGCGCCTTCGTCATCGACCAGCTTCTCGAGCGCAACCCTGGCGTCGATCCGGCCACCGTTGAAGAAGTCTTTTGTGGTGTCGGCATGCCGCAGGGCAAGCAGGCCTACAACCTGGCCCGCATTCTCGTCCTGCTCTCGAACAAGCTGACGCAGGCCACAACCGGCGTCACCATGTCGCGTTACTGCGCCTCGAGCCTCGACGCCATCCGTCACGCCTCGAACGCTGTCAAGAACGGCGAGGGTGACATCTACATCGCCGCGGGAGTCGAGTTCGTCAGCTCGTTCAACGAGCGCAGCGAGATCGCCGGATCCCGCGCCGCCGGACAGGAAGACCAGAGCGAGTACCTGATCGGCACCGACGGCACCCCCAACGCGTACATCGACATGGGCATCACCGCGGTCAACGTCGCCAACAAGTATGGCGTCAGCCGCGACGCGATGGACGACTACGCCCTGCGCTCGCAGCACCTCGCCGTGGCTTCACAGGAGAGCGGCTTCTTCGATCGCGAGATCATTCCGGTCACCCTGCCCGACGGCACCGTTGTCGCCAAGGACGACGGCCCCCGTGCCGACGGTGGCGAGATGCGTGAGAAGCTCGGCAGCCTGCCGGAAGCTTTCGGCGGCGGTGGAGTCACTGCCGGTAACTCATGCCCCCTGAACGACGGCGCCGCTGCCGTTCTGATCATGAGCGACACCAAGGCCAAGGAACTCGGCCTCACCCCGCGAGCGAAGATCATCACCGCGGCCACGGCCGGCAACGAGCCCGAGATGATGGGCGTCGCCCCGATCGAAGCCGTCAAGAAGCTCCTGAAGCGCGCCAACATGTCGATTGACGACATCGGCACGGTCGAGCTGAACGAAGCATTCGCCGCCCAGGTGATCCCGATCTCGGAAGAGGTCGGCATCCCGATGGACAAGCTCAACACCCACGGCGGAGCGATCGCCCTCGGACATCCCTTCGGAATGACCGGAGCCCGCATCATGGGAACCCTCCTGAACGTCATGGAGACCGATGACCACCAGTTCGGCATCGAGACGATGTGTGTAGCGGGCGGTCAGGGTGAAGCCATGCTGGTCGAACGGGTTTAG
- a CDS encoding enoyl-CoA hydratase/isomerase family protein, producing the protein MSPAELPETIRLEDIEVSGVQLLTINRPDRMNAIGPVESRGLFEAMARFRDDDSARVLVITGAGPDAFCAGADLHSVAAMYEDVPEVEPLFDISDGLDNHPIPAEGNIGPTRWADIHKPVIAAVNGAAYAGGLEWACFAHLRVADRHASFGVTCRRWNVGLGDGGTQRLPRLVGLGPALDLIITGRVIGAEEAARIGLVNRIVPSGTCVEEALAWAREIAALPQPALRTDLEAAARGFGRPLEEGLELEAECFNRLMGDPEMKLGAERFVQRDHPDRQAGSQPLHLPAKAYAFAAKAHRETPGKFGGDSPFIRHPAAVADEVARYGDDVSVAVAYLHDTIEKSSVTADELDRAFGDEIRDLVIDLSEDPAIADEDANRLDRRRRAIESSERARLVYACDRLDGIRQMSIMIDDGADVTDMAVDRRASSWRDDIAHLSGTGLPYGLMSDLELSIDDLDNRLG; encoded by the coding sequence GTGAGCCCGGCAGAACTGCCCGAAACCATCCGGCTCGAGGACATTGAGGTGTCCGGAGTCCAGCTGCTGACCATCAACCGCCCGGATCGTATGAACGCGATCGGGCCGGTCGAATCGCGCGGTCTGTTCGAAGCGATGGCGAGGTTCCGGGACGACGACTCGGCCCGGGTACTGGTCATCACCGGCGCCGGTCCGGACGCCTTCTGTGCCGGGGCCGACCTCCATTCCGTCGCCGCCATGTACGAGGACGTGCCTGAGGTCGAGCCGCTCTTCGACATCTCGGACGGGCTCGACAACCACCCGATCCCGGCCGAAGGCAACATCGGCCCGACCCGCTGGGCCGACATCCACAAGCCGGTCATCGCCGCGGTCAATGGTGCCGCTTACGCCGGCGGGCTCGAATGGGCCTGCTTCGCCCACCTCAGGGTCGCCGACCGGCACGCCTCCTTCGGTGTCACCTGTCGCCGCTGGAACGTCGGACTCGGCGATGGCGGCACCCAGCGGCTCCCCCGCCTCGTCGGCCTCGGGCCGGCTCTCGACCTGATCATCACCGGAAGGGTCATCGGCGCCGAGGAGGCCGCCCGGATCGGACTGGTCAACCGGATCGTGCCGAGCGGGACCTGTGTCGAAGAAGCGCTGGCCTGGGCGCGTGAAATCGCCGCCCTGCCCCAGCCGGCCCTCCGGACCGACCTCGAAGCTGCGGCGCGTGGCTTTGGGCGGCCGCTCGAAGAAGGCCTCGAACTCGAGGCCGAATGCTTCAATCGCCTGATGGGAGACCCCGAGATGAAGCTCGGCGCCGAGCGCTTCGTCCAGCGCGACCACCCCGATCGCCAGGCCGGATCGCAGCCGCTCCACCTTCCGGCCAAGGCCTACGCCTTCGCAGCAAAGGCCCACCGGGAGACTCCGGGCAAGTTCGGTGGCGATTCTCCTTTCATCAGGCACCCGGCGGCGGTAGCCGACGAGGTCGCCAGGTACGGAGACGACGTTTCCGTCGCGGTCGCCTACCTCCACGACACGATCGAAAAGTCCAGCGTCACAGCCGACGAGCTCGACCGTGCCTTCGGCGACGAGATCCGCGATCTGGTCATCGACCTCAGCGAGGATCCGGCGATCGCCGACGAGGACGCCAACCGGCTCGACCGCCGGCGACGGGCGATCGAGAGCAGTGAAAGGGCCCGGCTGGTTTACGCCTGCGACCGGCTCGACGGAATACGGCAGATGTCGATCATGATCGACGACGGTGCTGACGTCACCGATATGGCGGTCGACCGGAGGGCTTCATCGTGGCGGGACGACATCGCCCATCTCTCGGGCACCGGCCTGCCATACGGCCTTATGTCCGATCTCGAGCTCTCGATCGACGACCTCGACAACCGTCTCGGCTGA